The proteins below are encoded in one region of Sminthopsis crassicaudata isolate SCR6 chromosome 1, ASM4859323v1, whole genome shotgun sequence:
- the UQCC5 gene encoding LOW QUALITY PROTEIN: ubiquinol-cytochrome c reductase complex assembly factor 5 (The sequence of the model RefSeq protein was modified relative to this genomic sequence to represent the inferred CDS: deleted 1 base in 1 codon): MFTRKQVKQLLQRIPGKQRFGVYRFLPFFFVLGGAMEWFMIKVRVGQETFYDVYRRKESERQYQRRLEEES, encoded by the exons ATGTTCACAAGGAAACAAGTGAAGCAACTTCTGCAGAGGATACCTGGAAAACAGCGCTTTGGTGTCTATaggtttctt cctttcttctttgttctgGGAGGAGCAATGGAGTGGTTTATGATCAAAGTCCGAGTTGGCCAGGAGACCTTCT atGATGTATATCGAAGaaaagaatcagagagacagTACCAAAGAAGGCTGGAAGAAGAATCTTGA